One region of Trichoderma breve strain T069 chromosome 7 map unlocalized scaffold00007, whole genome shotgun sequence genomic DNA includes:
- a CDS encoding prion-inhibition and propagation domain-containing protein, producing MAEIIGTIASVLTLVGLLEGCIDACDLIRAARNQAKDLEKLDLKLALEQCRLKSWGKSMGLIRETGEKRRSLLEDFEFCAVVQRALELIVELLTDSERLSSRYGAKQVAVEEGVQLVAKSRSVSKLKAAFKRLTITDSAHEQATKVKRKSFWVLHDRKKYEDLIVELRELVDGVEKITKDLVGREQQQDLVISRINTINDIRTLNMLSEACELDYPAISDATSIRADTISMVSTQQGKIIGWIDAIDETVAADSQMEVTEEMESWDLRAFREQYLGLLKISRTQEPSRNDQPLDPDRPSHQSPVDFNEALAYVGKVKVHFHSRPIMYKYFLDILQTYQRDMLPIREVHDSLTKLFELEPDLMEGFNQFLPIDWVRNETKPLRDQDDSTEASIGLNALIYMDYLRETTGYKRYNKFSDILRRFQHQDINAADAMRQVMLLFHDRHDLLRRFNIFLPPGYAIFGEDGVPQATTPEGHTWDIASLLAESTNNETIFLSEETASVRINTQLREKPGRRYRVKRLSRQVDMNSLVMLKYYEELVLFRQDLEREVLVFPPNLSLGRQHALCTLSYRLGLSYNTFAGESTGNQIVISRLPQKPSGSLMPLRRSLMVKNLKYNSRTAIDSEDTNASWELEEQGADLESQGWETASSEAEDSDQ from the coding sequence ATGGCTGAGATAATAGGCACCATAGCGAGTGTATTGACCTTGGTTGGCCTTCTCGAGGGGTGCATTGATGCTTGTGATCTTATTCGTGCTGCGAGGAACCAAGCGAaggatctggagaagctcgatcTGAAGCTTGCACTAGAGCAATGTCGCCTGAAGAGCTGGGGCAAGAGCATGGGACTGATCCGTGAGACTGGGGAGAAGCGACGCAGTCTCCTTGAAGATTTCGAATTTTGTGCTGTGGTACAGCGAGCTCTAGAGCTCATAGTAGAATTACTCACAGACTCGGAGCGCTTGAGTAGCCGATATGGAGCCAAACAAGTCGCGGTCGAGGAAGGCGTCCAGCTAGTTGCCAAGTCTAGGAGCGTGTCaaagctcaaggctgctttCAAGCGGCTCACAATCACCGATAGTGCCCACGAGCAGGCAACCAAGGTGAAGCGCAAATCGTTCTGGGTCCTACACGATCGAAAGAAATACGAGGATCTGATCGTTGAACTGCGAGAATTGGTAGATGGCGTTGAAAAGATTACCAAAGATCTTGTTGGCCGCGagcaacagcaagatttAGTCATTTCTCGAATCAACACGATAAATGACATCCGAACCCTCAATATGCTTAGTGAAGCTTGCGAACTGGATTACCCTGCCATCTCAGATGCTACATCGATTCGCGCCGACACCATATCGATGGTTAGTACTCAACAGGGCAAGATTATTGGCTGGATAGATGCGATCGATGAGACTGTCGCGGCAGACAGTCAGATGGAAGTCACGGAAGAAATGGAGTCTTGGGATTTAAGAGCATTCCGAGAACAATACTTGGGGTTGCTCAAAATTTCTAGGACACAAGAACCCTCCAGAAACGATCAACCTCTAGACCCAGATCGACCCTCACACCAAAGTCCCGTCGATTTCAATGAGGCCTTGGCGTATGTGGGTAAGGTCAAAGTCCATTTTCATTCGCGGCCTATCATGTATAAATACTTTCTCGACATCTTGCAGACTTATCAGCGGGATATGCTTCCTATTAGAGAGGTTCATGACTCTTTAACTAAACTTTTCGAATTGGAGCCGGACCTTATGGAGGGCTTCAACCAATTTTTGCCTATTGACTGGGTGAGAAACGAGACCAAGCCTCTTCGAGATCAAGACGACAGCACTGAAGCATCAATTGGGCTCAATGCCCTAATTTACATGGACTATCTTCGAGAAACTACAGGTTATAAGCGCTACAATAAGTTCTCTGACATATTAAGACGCTTTCAACATCAAGATATCAATGCTGCGGATGCTATGAGACAAGTCATGCTTCTCTTTCATGACCGCCATGATCTTTTACGAAGATTCAACATATTTTTGCCGCCGGGGTATGCTATATTCGGTGAGGATGGTGTTCCTCAAGCGACAACTCCAGAAGGCCATACTTGGGATATTGCTAGCCTTTTGGCTGAGTCGACCAACAATGAAACCATTTTCCTCTCGGAGGAGACAGCATCAGTGCGTATTAATACCCAATTGCGCGAAAAGCCCGGAAGGCGCTACAGGGTCAAACGCCTCTCTAGGCAGGTTGACATGAACAGCCTTGTAATGTTAAAATACTATGAGGAATTGGTTCTCTTCCGCCAGGATTTAGAACGTGAAGTGCTGGTTTTTCCTCCTAATTTAAGTCTGGGGCGTCAACATGCCTTGTGCACGTTGTCATACCGCCTGGGCTTATCATATAATACATTCGCTGGAGAGTCGACCGGGAACCAAATTGTCATAAGTCGCTTGCCTCAGAAGCCTTCCGGCAGTCTTATGCCACTGCGAAGATCGTTAATGGTGAAGAACCTGAAGTACAACAGCCGCACGGCGATTGATTCAGAGGATACAAATGCCAGCTGGGAACTTGAAGAACAGGGCGCCGATTTGGAGAGTCAGGGTTGGGAAACAGCAAGTTCAGAGGCAGAAGATTCAGATCAGTAG